The following are from one region of the Planctomonas sp. JC2975 genome:
- the galT gene encoding galactose-1-phosphate uridylyltransferase, which translates to MGTITKREHRLADGRELFYFDDADTTLPPDRAPDLRTLGPRPQTARMRQDPLTGEWISIAAARQNRVVLPPAELDPLAPQTPGNPSEIPSDYDVAVFENKSPSFGPTTEDADAPRDLADLAEVGIGRIRTSIGRCEVVCFSPEHTGSFGSISPSRARTVIEAWADRTAALSAMAGIQQVFPFENRGEAIGVTLGHPHGQIYAYPYITPRTHRLLASVESYGPTLFGDILDFERAGERMLLSGDHWSAYVPFAARWPLEVHVMPHRQMADFAATTDAERTELASLYLRILRGVDALYDTPTPYIAAWHQAPVNVHRDDVRLHLQLTSPRRAADKLKFLAGSEAAMGAWVGDVPPETQALALREAISRADVENPV; encoded by the coding sequence GTGGGCACCATCACCAAGCGCGAGCACCGGCTGGCCGACGGACGCGAACTCTTCTACTTCGATGACGCGGACACGACGTTGCCCCCGGACAGGGCGCCCGACCTCCGCACGCTGGGTCCGCGACCGCAGACTGCACGCATGCGCCAGGATCCGCTGACCGGCGAGTGGATCTCGATCGCCGCCGCCCGCCAGAACCGCGTCGTGCTGCCCCCGGCAGAGCTCGATCCGCTCGCCCCGCAGACGCCGGGCAATCCGTCGGAGATCCCCAGCGATTACGACGTCGCGGTCTTCGAGAACAAGTCGCCGTCGTTCGGGCCGACGACGGAGGATGCCGACGCCCCGCGCGATCTCGCCGACCTCGCCGAGGTGGGCATCGGTCGCATCCGCACGTCGATCGGCCGCTGCGAGGTCGTCTGCTTCAGCCCCGAGCACACCGGATCGTTCGGCAGCATTTCGCCGTCGCGCGCGCGCACGGTCATCGAGGCTTGGGCCGACCGCACGGCAGCACTCTCGGCGATGGCCGGCATCCAGCAGGTCTTCCCGTTCGAGAACCGCGGCGAGGCGATCGGCGTGACGCTCGGGCATCCGCACGGGCAGATCTACGCCTACCCGTACATCACGCCGCGTACCCACCGCCTGCTCGCGTCTGTCGAGTCGTACGGCCCGACGCTGTTCGGCGACATCCTCGACTTCGAGCGCGCGGGCGAGCGGATGCTCCTCTCCGGCGATCACTGGAGCGCCTACGTCCCCTTCGCTGCGAGGTGGCCCCTCGAGGTGCACGTCATGCCGCACAGGCAGATGGCCGACTTCGCCGCAACGACGGACGCGGAACGCACCGAGCTCGCCTCGCTCTACCTGCGGATCCTCCGCGGCGTCGACGCCCTCTACGACACCCCTACCCCCTACATCGCCGCCTGGCACCAGGCGCCGGTGAACGTGCACCGCGACGACGTGCGCCTGCACCTTCAGCTCACCTCGCCGCGCCGTGCCGCCGACAAGCTCAAGTTCCTCGCCGGTAGCGAGGCGGCCATGGGAGCATGGGTCGGCGACGTTCCGCCCGAGACGCAGGCGCTCGCTCTGCGCGAGGCGATCTCGCGCGCCGACGTCGAGAACCCGGTCTGA
- the galK gene encoding galactokinase, with protein MTDLVASARARFTELFGHAPEGVWSAPGRVNLIGEHTDYNDGFVFPFAIDRRTVGALALRDDRRIRVTSSFADEVLETSIADLGPGAAAGWQNYPLGVAWALGQLGADLEAVPGFDLYLDSAVPVGAGLSSSAAIESAVAIALNDVWRLDLDLKTLVKAGHIAENEVVGAPTGILDQSASLLGRADSGIFIDCRTLETDVIPLGFDEAGLEVLVMDTKVHHEHATGGYAARRASCEAGAKTLGVESLREVTVADLPRAREVLDGETFRRVRHVVTENQRVLDTVRTLREQGPRAIGDLMDASHRSLRDDFEVSVPQLDLAVEISQNYGAIGARMTGGGFGGSAIALVPHELVSQVEASVDAAFAEHGYAQPDLFAVVPSAGAHRNE; from the coding sequence ATGACCGACCTCGTCGCATCCGCCCGCGCACGCTTCACGGAGCTTTTCGGGCACGCACCAGAGGGCGTCTGGTCCGCTCCGGGCCGCGTGAACCTCATCGGCGAGCACACCGACTACAACGACGGATTCGTCTTCCCGTTCGCCATCGACCGACGCACCGTCGGCGCGCTCGCGCTGCGCGACGACCGGAGGATCCGCGTCACCTCGTCGTTCGCCGACGAGGTGCTCGAGACCTCGATCGCCGACCTGGGTCCCGGTGCAGCTGCCGGATGGCAGAACTATCCGCTCGGTGTGGCGTGGGCCCTCGGCCAGCTCGGCGCGGACCTCGAAGCGGTCCCCGGATTCGACCTCTACCTGGACTCGGCGGTCCCGGTCGGTGCCGGGCTGTCGTCATCCGCAGCCATCGAATCGGCCGTGGCCATCGCCCTCAACGACGTGTGGCGCCTCGACCTCGACCTCAAGACCCTCGTCAAGGCCGGTCATATCGCGGAGAACGAGGTCGTCGGCGCGCCGACCGGGATCCTCGACCAGTCGGCGTCGCTCCTCGGCCGTGCGGACAGCGGCATCTTCATCGACTGCCGCACGCTGGAGACCGACGTCATCCCGCTCGGGTTCGACGAGGCGGGCCTCGAGGTGCTCGTCATGGACACGAAGGTGCACCACGAGCACGCGACGGGCGGATACGCCGCGCGCCGCGCATCCTGCGAGGCCGGCGCCAAGACGCTCGGCGTGGAGTCGCTGCGGGAAGTCACCGTTGCAGACCTCCCGCGAGCGCGCGAGGTGCTCGACGGCGAGACGTTCCGCAGAGTTCGCCACGTCGTCACCGAGAACCAGCGCGTGCTGGACACCGTGCGCACGCTGCGCGAGCAGGGCCCGCGCGCCATCGGCGACCTGATGGACGCCTCGCACCGCTCGCTGCGCGACGACTTCGAGGTCTCCGTTCCGCAGCTCGACCTGGCCGTCGAGATCTCCCAGAACTACGGTGCGATCGGCGCCAGGATGACCGGCGGCGGGTTCGGCGGATCGGCCATCGCCCTCGTGCCCCACGAGCTCGTGTCGCAGGTGGAGGCATCGGTGGATGCGGCGTTCGCCGAGCACGGATACGCACAGCCCGACCTCTTCGCCGTCGTGCCGTCTGCGGGAGCGCACCGCAACGAGTGA
- a CDS encoding gamma carbonic anhydrase family protein has protein sequence MSAHDDARLIVLPDRAAPDIAPFAWVAPGAQLIGAVTLQDRASVWYNAVLRSDNEPIVIGERSNIQDNCSCHVDTGFPLTLGSGVSVGHNAVLHGCTIEDDVLIGMHATVMNGAVIGSGSLVAAGALVTAGTIVPPRSLVAGVPAKVRRELSDEEVAGIRRNADVYLEHLELHRGATQV, from the coding sequence ATGTCTGCGCACGATGACGCCCGCCTGATCGTCCTCCCCGACCGCGCCGCTCCTGATATCGCACCGTTCGCCTGGGTCGCTCCCGGAGCGCAGCTGATCGGCGCCGTCACGCTGCAGGATCGCGCCAGCGTCTGGTACAACGCCGTGCTGCGCTCCGACAACGAGCCCATCGTCATCGGCGAGCGGTCCAACATCCAGGACAACTGCTCGTGCCACGTCGACACCGGATTCCCGCTCACGCTCGGCAGCGGTGTCTCCGTCGGACACAACGCCGTGCTGCACGGCTGCACGATCGAGGACGACGTGCTCATCGGCATGCACGCCACGGTGATGAACGGCGCGGTGATCGGGTCCGGATCCCTCGTGGCGGCCGGCGCTCTCGTGACGGCGGGCACCATCGTCCCTCCCCGTTCGCTCGTGGCCGGTGTGCCGGCGAAGGTGCGGCGCGAGCTCAGCGATGAGGAGGTGGCGGGCATCCGCCGCAACGCGGACGTCTACCTCGAGCACCTCGAGCTGCACCGTGGAGCGACGCAGGTCTGA
- a CDS encoding NAD(P)-dependent alcohol dehydrogenase — protein MPNLAAVMTALNTIEMRERPEPEAGPGEAVVAIRAVGVCGSDVSFYRYGRIGPYVVDGDLILGHEVSGEVLSVGAGVSNVEPGDRVAIEPSMPDWTCEQCRAGRYHLCPNLRFLATPPVDGVLVQRLAIDARTLFRMPDSMTFEEGAIVEPLSVGLWGCQRAGLRPGDDVLVTGAGPVGLLAAEAAKALGARTVTITDVVEPRLELASTHGFATELSGSADRSSRTFDVLLECSGAPGVLADGLGRLGPAGRAAVIGISKQNADLPLHTLNWNEITISMVSRYQNTWPLGIALISSGRVNLEGVHTHSFALADTAAALNIGATDPTAVKAIIYPQDV, from the coding sequence ATGCCGAACCTCGCTGCCGTGATGACGGCACTGAACACCATCGAGATGCGGGAGCGCCCCGAGCCAGAAGCTGGGCCCGGTGAGGCTGTCGTCGCTATACGTGCCGTGGGCGTCTGCGGGTCGGACGTGTCGTTCTACCGATACGGACGGATCGGGCCCTACGTCGTCGATGGCGACCTCATCCTGGGGCACGAGGTGTCGGGCGAGGTGCTCAGCGTCGGCGCCGGCGTGAGCAACGTCGAGCCGGGTGACCGCGTCGCGATCGAGCCGAGCATGCCGGACTGGACCTGCGAGCAGTGCCGGGCCGGCCGCTACCACCTGTGCCCGAACCTGCGGTTCCTGGCGACGCCGCCCGTCGACGGTGTTCTCGTGCAACGTCTCGCGATCGACGCCCGCACCCTCTTCCGCATGCCCGACTCCATGACGTTCGAGGAGGGCGCCATCGTCGAGCCGCTCTCCGTCGGGCTCTGGGGATGCCAGCGCGCTGGGCTCCGACCTGGCGACGACGTGCTCGTCACGGGAGCCGGTCCGGTCGGTCTGCTCGCTGCGGAAGCCGCCAAGGCACTCGGCGCGAGGACCGTGACGATCACGGACGTCGTCGAACCCCGCCTCGAGCTGGCCAGCACCCACGGATTCGCCACCGAGCTGAGCGGATCGGCGGACCGGTCATCCCGCACGTTCGACGTGCTGCTCGAGTGCTCCGGCGCCCCAGGCGTTCTGGCAGATGGTCTTGGGCGCCTCGGCCCGGCCGGACGCGCCGCCGTGATCGGCATCTCGAAGCAGAACGCCGATCTACCGCTCCACACGTTGAACTGGAACGAGATCACCATCTCGATGGTGAGCCGCTACCAGAACACCTGGCCGCTCGGCATCGCACTGATCTCCTCCGGCCGCGTCAACCTGGAGGGCGTGCACACACACAGCTTCGCGCTGGCGGACACCGCGGCAGCACTGAACATCGGCGCAACCGACCCGACCGCGGTCAAGGCCATCATCTATCCGCAGGATGTCTGA